A DNA window from Brassica napus cultivar Da-Ae chromosome C1, Da-Ae, whole genome shotgun sequence contains the following coding sequences:
- the LOC106404846 gene encoding uncharacterized protein LOC106404846, which produces MLKFDEPQCTNPSCFFCSMKEPNPFRRRSKLAAIFKEIPRTESKDHVLVLSGLWNIAMSEPDDPEFPSLGLFECMSKLIQKSIKNTAWLLKDQNIFIPYYAAHIIGSYAMNKEDLASLAVESKVSVVPALLELLRGRISWVEQRAAARALGHLASHEKSFGAVSVFEEEIVKLSMEIATTCLKNVYESFLGVEDSLRLKYQSDLLTRGLGGLETENQKAEEWGIQLQCWSLDLLNCFASRGKSLDRICEVGFLKKVSVMWGGLVNRKSPGGIGLIKTLCKTELGRSRVSEVREVIERLCDLSRSSDDWKEMALDTLLLLLKDSNVRYRVIDVLGHCLVDLAEDVVAGDRVAQVVLQEYHKIKYSGLKMSSEEAQRSIESLWEVKVERKKKEKLMSETELEERRKMVKSLKKQGKKKFLMGFVEEAMEIYTVGIDLCPLYMIRDRVVLYSNRAQCCLLLKKAESAISDATRAFCLSGVDDPHGKSLWRRSQAYDLKGSARESLMDCLAFVDQRIQHSSTERVPYYAAQMIRKQMKDTWAFSGFDSKT; this is translated from the coding sequence ATGCTCAAATTCGACGAACCACAATGCACAAACCCATCTTGTTTCTTCTGCAGCATGAAAGAGCCAAACCCTTTCCGTAGAAGATCAAAACTCGCCGCTATTTTCAAAGAGATTCCTCGTACGGAGTCAAAAGACCATGTCTTGGTCCTGAGCGGTCTTTGGAACATAGCCATGTCCGAGCCTGACGATCCTGAGTTCCCATCTCTCGGTTTGTTCGAGTGTATGTCGAAACTCATACAGAAATCAATCAAGAACACAGCTTGGCTTCTCAAAGACCAAAACATTTTCATTCCTTACTACGCAGCTCACATCATCGGATCATATGCTATGAACAAGGAAGATTTGGCTTCATTAGCGGTTGAGTCAAAGGTCTCTGTGGTTCCTGCTTTGTTGGAGCTTTTGAGAGGGAGAATCAGTTGGGTTGAGCAGAGAGCCGCGGCTCGAGCACTTGGTCATTTAGCAAGCCATGAGAAGAGCTTTGGAGCCGTTTCTGTGTTCGAAGAAGAGATTGTGAAGCTTTCGATGGAGATAGCTACTACTTGTTTGAAGAATGTTTACGAAAGCTTTCTTGGGGTTGAAGATAGCTTGAGGCTCAAGTATCAAAGCGATTTGTTGACTAGAGGGCTTGGTGGGTTAGAAACAGAGAATCAAAAGGCAGAGGAATGGGGGATTCAGCTACAATGCTGGTCTTTAGATCTATTGAATTGCTTCGCCTCGCGAGGTAAGTCTCTTGATAGAATCTGCGAGGTAGGTTTCTTGAAGAAAGTGAGTGTAATGTGGGGGGGTTTAGTAAACCGGAAGTCACCAGGAGGCATTGGATTGATAAAGACTCTGTGCAAAACAGAGTTGGGAAGAAGCAGAGTAAGTGAGGTTAGAGAAGTGATTGAGAGACTTTGCGATCTTTCGAGATCCTCTGATGATTGGAAAGAGATGGCTTTAGATACCCTTTTGCTGCTTCTTAAAGACTCCAACGTTAGGTATCGAGTTATCGATGTTTTAGGGCATTGTTTAGTGGATTTAGCAGAAGATGTAGTTGCTGGAGACAGAGTAGCTCAAGTAGTTTTACAAGAATATCACAAGATTAAGTATAGTGGCTTGAAGATGAGTAGCGAGGAAGCTCAGAGAAGTATAGAGAGTCTTTGGGAGGTTAaagtagagaggaagaagaaggagaagcttATGAGTGAAACAGAGCttgaagagagaagaaagatgGTGAAGTCGTTGAAGAAacaggggaagaagaagtttttAATGGGTTTTGTTGAAGAAGCGATGGAGATTTATACAGTAGGGATCGATTTGTGTCCGTTGTATATGATAAGAGATAGGGTTGTGTTGTATAGCAACAGAGCTCAGTGTTGCTTGTTGCTGAAGAAAGCTGAGTCCGCCATTAGTGATGCCACGAGAGCTTTCTGTTTATCTGGTGTGGATGATCCTCATGGTAAGAGTTTGTGGAGGAGATCTCAAGCGTACGATTTGAAAGGGTCGGCGAGAGAGAGCTTGATGGATTGTTTGGCGTTCGTAGATCAACGGATCCAGCATTCGAGTACGGAGAGAGTACCGTACTACGCGGCACAGATGATTAGAAAGCAGATGAAAGACACGTGGGCTTTCTCAGGGTTTGACTCAAAGACCTGA